The Pseudomonadota bacterium genome contains the following window.
GTAGAGGTTGTCGAACTTGTGGAGCGTGGCGGCGATATGCTGGCGGACCTGTTCGGGCTGTAGGCAACCCAAGGTATCCGCGAGGAATACCCGAAGGACGCCGGCTTCAGACAGTCGGCCGAGCAGCGTGTCTACATAGCTCGGCGAGTCGACCACACCGCGTGACCAGTCTTCGAGATAGACGCCGCCGATCTCGAGACCCTGCTCGCGCACGGCGGCCACCGTCTCGACCATGCGCGCGAAGTGTTCCTCCGGCCGGCAGCGGAGCTGCTTGCGGCAATGCTTCTCCGCGCCTTTGGCCAGCAGGTTGACGATCTGCACGCCGGCTTTGGCCGCCCACCTTGCCGAAAGCCGGCCGTCGCAAAACCCAAGCACGGCCACGCGCTGCAGCATGCCGGCGTCGCGCGCCCAGTCGACGATGGCGCGCGTCGCGTCTTGCTCGCCCTCGGAGACCCTACTGGATGCGACTTCGATCCAGTCAACCCCGACTAGCTCGAGCAGCTGACGCGCGATCTGTAGCTTTTCTTGGGGTGTGTAGGCGACCTGGGGCGTTTGCTCGCCATCCCGCAAGGTCGTATCCATGACGGACACGTAACGGGCGTGCGTTGGTAAGGGAGAATGTCGGTTTGTCATGTGCGATCCTGTGTCAAGACCGCAGCCTCCGCAAGCCAGTCTCGTCGCCGCCCAACGTTCGGCCGTGCTCAACGACCGTCGCCGCGCTCAACAACAAGGCCGCGGATTCCACGGCCCGTTCGAGCAAGTGCGAGCGCTTCAGCGTTCGACCAGCCCGGACCGCAGTCCGCCGCTGGTAATTATAGCGCCGATAACCACAATCAACCCTGCGCGCTGAAGCAGCATGGCGGCCATGCTGCCATGCACTGGCGCGTTGTCAAGCGCAGGCGGCGTTGCCGGGCGCGGCGTTGTCGGGAGCAGGCAGCGCCCTCAAGCGGGGCCTCCAGTCAGCAGGCTGCCTCGGCGCCCTCCGGCGGCCGAGCCAGCGCCTCGGGACGCGGGGCAACGAACGCGCGATCGCCGGCACGATTGACCGCGGATACGAGGGCCCTCAGGCTCGCCGTCACGATGTTGTCGTCGATTCCCACGCCCCACCACACTTCTCGGTTCGGGGTCTCGATCTCGATGTAGGCCACGGCTGCCGCATCGGCCCCCGGGCCCATCGCATGCTCCTGGTAGTCGACCACGGTTACGCTGACGCCGCAATGCTGCTCCAGGGCGTGCTTGAAGGCCGATACCGGTCCGTTGCCGGTCCCGGCGACGGTCTGCTCGCGGCCGCGAAGCCGCACGGTCACCGCCATCTCGGTCTGCTCGGCGGAGCGGGAATCGAAGCTGCTCTGATGGCCCACGTAACTCAAGGTCAGGCCATGGTTCAAGTACGTCTCGTCGAAGGTGCTCTTGATCAGCTCCGGCTTGACCTCGCCGCCCTCGTCCGAAATGGTCTGCACTACCCGGCTGAACTCGATCTGAAGCCGCCGAGGTAGATCGAGCCCGTACTTGTTCTTCATGACATAGGCGACCCCACCCTTGCCTGACTGGCTATTGACTCTGATCACATCGCGGTAGGTACGACCCACGTGGGCGGGATCGATGGGGAGGTAAGGCACCTGCCAGCTCTCGTAGGCCTTCGGCAGCGCTTCGAGCCCCTTCTTGATGGCGTCTTGATGGCTGCCCGAAAAGGCAGTGTAGACGAAGTCGCCCACGTAGGGGTGCCGCGGGTGCACCGGCAGCTGATTGGCGTACTCGGCGATGCGCCGCAGCTCGTCGATACGATGGATCTCCAGCTCGGGATCGACCCCCTGACTGAAAAGGTTGAGTGCGAGCGTGACAACGTCGACGTTGCCGGTGCGTTCGCCGTTCCCGAACAAGGTGCCTTCCACGCGATCCGCTCCGGCCATGACCCCGAGCTCGGCGGCCGCAACGGCACATCCCCGATCGTTGTGGGGGTGCAGCGATAGCACCACGGCCTCGCGCTCCGGGATGTTGCGGTGGAAGTACTCGATGAGATCGGCGTAGAGGTTGGGTGTCGACATCTCGACCGTCGCCGGAAGGTTCAGGATGATCGGATCGCTCTTGGTCGCTCCCCAGACCTCCCTGACTCGATCGCAGATTTCGACAGCAAAGTCGATCTCGGTTCCGGTGAACGATTCGGGTGAATAC
Protein-coding sequences here:
- the leuA gene encoding 2-isopropylmalate synthase, which produces MANIKDISRQRPSSMPYQKYAAYPYAPSLKDRTWPDVTIRSAPLWCSVDLRDGNQALINPMDIARKRCMFESLVAMGFKEIEVGFPSASKPDFDFCRMLIERDLVPDDVWIQVLTQARPELIERTYEAIEGANKAIVHLYNPTSTLQRRVVYGLDTSGIVELALRGTRLCRSLRERSGRCEQIRFEYSPESFTGTEIDFAVEICDRVREVWGATKSDPIILNLPATVEMSTPNLYADLIEYFHRNIPEREAVVLSLHPHNDRGCAVAAAELGVMAGADRVEGTLFGNGERTGNVDVVTLALNLFSQGVDPELEIHRIDELRRIAEYANQLPVHPRHPYVGDFVYTAFSGSHQDAIKKGLEALPKAYESWQVPYLPIDPAHVGRTYRDVIRVNSQSGKGGVAYVMKNKYGLDLPRRLQIEFSRVVQTISDEGGEVKPELIKSTFDETYLNHGLTLSYVGHQSSFDSRSAEQTEMAVTVRLRGREQTVAGTGNGPVSAFKHALEQHCGVSVTVVDYQEHAMGPGADAAAVAYIEIETPNREVWWGVGIDDNIVTASLRALVSAVNRAGDRAFVAPRPEALARPPEGAEAAC